One window of Xanthomonas sp. 10-10 genomic DNA carries:
- the bdcA gene encoding SDR family oxidoreductase: protein MSAFKDKSVLVLGGSRGIGAAIVRRFVAEGARVTFTYAGSAEAAQRLASDTGSTAVLADSADRDAVIATVRRSGPLDVLVVNSGIALFGDALDQDPDAVDRLFRINVHAPYHAAVEAARQMPPGGRIIVIGSVNGDRMPLPGMASYALSKSALQGLARGLARDFGPRGITINVVQPGPIDTDANPENGPMKDLMHSFMAIKRHGRTDEVAGMVAWLAGPEAGFVTGAMHTIDGAFGA, encoded by the coding sequence ATGTCAGCGTTCAAAGACAAGTCGGTATTGGTGCTTGGTGGCAGCCGGGGAATTGGAGCCGCCATCGTGCGGCGCTTCGTGGCCGAGGGCGCACGGGTGACGTTTACCTATGCCGGCTCTGCCGAAGCGGCGCAGCGCCTGGCCAGCGACACCGGCAGCACCGCGGTGCTGGCCGACAGCGCCGACCGCGATGCGGTCATCGCCACGGTGCGCCGCAGCGGGCCGCTGGATGTGCTGGTGGTCAACTCGGGCATCGCGCTGTTCGGCGATGCGCTGGACCAGGATCCGGACGCGGTGGACCGGCTGTTTCGCATCAACGTGCACGCGCCCTACCACGCCGCGGTGGAGGCGGCGCGGCAGATGCCGCCCGGCGGGCGGATCATCGTGATCGGCTCGGTCAACGGCGACCGCATGCCGCTGCCCGGCATGGCGTCCTACGCGCTGAGCAAATCCGCGCTGCAAGGGCTGGCGCGCGGGCTGGCCCGCGACTTCGGGCCGCGTGGCATCACCATCAACGTGGTGCAACCAGGCCCGATCGATACCGACGCCAACCCGGAAAACGGGCCAATGAAAGACCTGATGCACAGCTTCATGGCGATCAAGCGCCACGGCCGCACCGACGAAGTGGCCGGCATGGTGGCCTGGCTGGCAGGCCCGGAAGCGGGCTTTGTCACCGGGGCGATGCATACGATCGATGGTGCATTTGGGGCATGA
- a CDS encoding TetR/AcrR family transcriptional regulator, producing the protein MTTENSRARGRPRAFDPDQAVATAQQLFHARGYDALSVADLTQALGINPPSFYAAFGSKAGLYARILDRYAQTGAIPLPQILDTARPLADALADVLEQAARCYAADPAATGCLVLEGTRSNDAQAREAACGFHVAAQELIRSHIAKQCPHDADRLADFVSTTMAGLSASARHGQSLERLLASARLAGEALRVALRG; encoded by the coding sequence ATGACTACAGAAAACTCCCGGGCCCGCGGCCGGCCGCGCGCATTCGACCCGGACCAAGCGGTCGCCACTGCGCAGCAGCTGTTTCATGCGCGCGGCTACGACGCACTGAGCGTGGCCGACCTCACCCAGGCGCTGGGCATCAACCCGCCCAGTTTCTACGCCGCCTTCGGCAGCAAGGCCGGCCTATATGCGCGCATCCTCGACCGCTACGCGCAGACCGGGGCCATCCCGTTGCCACAGATCCTGGACACCGCCCGCCCGCTGGCCGACGCCCTGGCCGACGTACTGGAGCAGGCCGCGCGCTGCTACGCCGCAGACCCCGCCGCCACCGGCTGCCTGGTGCTGGAAGGCACGCGCAGCAACGACGCGCAGGCGCGCGAGGCGGCCTGCGGCTTCCATGTCGCCGCCCAGGAGTTAATCCGCTCCCACATCGCGAAGCAGTGCCCGCATGACGCAGACCGGCTGGCGGATTTCGTCAGCACCACCATGGCCGGGCTGTCGGCCAGCGCCCGGCATGGGCAGAGCCTGGAGCGTCTGTTGGCGAGCGCGCGGCTGGCGGGGGAGGCGCTTCGGGTGGCGCTGCGCGGGTAG